One window of the Babesia microti strain RI chromosome IV, complete genome genome contains the following:
- a CDS encoding hypothetical protein (overlaps_old_locusTagID:BBM_III06100): MAFCNKLLVSVGRCMNVIVLLLGLCLYGVAGKVYSNVGLPLLSMTLGDIFCGTLAVIIAILNICTLKRRSKLGFLVSKSVGFVNIFMWFGLALAHYVTRNFKILHSTNPEEFQELMRVTLYGCLVGCATQIQVTIVSVLLTMISGNVDDIDQVEAAEDECSDIGSCEELDLQSTTRSIVAKSPKDIKTCEIV; this comes from the coding sequence ATGGCGTTCTGCAACAAATTACTAGTGTCAGTTGGACGTTGTATGAATGTTATAGTATTACTGTTAGGTCTTTGCCTATATGGCGTGGCTGGAAAGGTATATTCCAACGTAGGCCTACCTCTCTTGTCCATGACCCTAGGTGACATATTTTGCGGCACATTGGCTGTAATAATAGCAATCTTAAACATATGTACGCTCAAGCGCCGCAGCAAGCTGGGCTTTCTAGTATCTAAAAGTGTAGGATTTGTCAACATTTTCATGTGGTTTGGACTAGCACTGGCCCACTACGTCACCCGCAACTTTAAGATTTTACACTCTACCAATCCGGAGGAATTCCAGGAGCTTATGAGGGTTACGTTGTACGGTTGTCTCGTAGGCTGTGCCACACAAATACAAGTGACTATAGTCTCGGTGTTGCTGACAATGATCAGCGGGAATGTGGATGACATAGACCAAGTGGAGGCTGCGGAAGATGAGTGTTCTGATATAGGGAGTTGCGAAGAGTTGGATCTCCAATCCACGACTCGTAGTATCGTTGCCAAGTCTCCCAAAGACATCAAGACGTGCGAAATCGTCTAG
- a CDS encoding conserved protein, unknown function (overlaps_old_locusTagID:BBM_III06105): protein MVKESGQKNFINPNYPLTKERAFSIVWQLKQSVAAVLGFILGVIPLRSYLGFLLYILAQFAVVELYVIVYKVPDYVLDLREIIFEASIASCGCFVLWWVVTYSVVHF, encoded by the exons ATGGTAAAGGAATCTGGgcaaaaaaatttcataaatCCGAATTACCCGCTCACGAAG GAAAGGGCATTCTCTATTGTATGGCAGTTGAAACAATCTGTGGCAGCGGTGCTAGGATTCATCTTGGGGGTTATCCCCCTTAGGAGTTATTTAGGCTTTCTTCTCTACATTTTGGCACAATTTGCCGTGGTAGAGCTCTATGTAATTGTCTACAAAGTACCGGATTATGTACTGGATCTGAGGGAAATCATTTTCGAGGCTTCAATTGCCTCGTGCGGCTGCTTTGTG CTATGGTGGGTCGTAACATACAGTGTTGTTCATTTCTGA
- a CDS encoding telomere elongation protein (overlaps_old_locusTagID:BBM_III06105;~overlaps_old_locusTagID:BBM_III06110): MDGHYRWGDVSALNIQKHTYKHTHTNGNYKNPTDALALSFEASLDLDVSTRNNSISSNEQTNQVNTLEYMNVFQKIDITAQNVATDSLNLDGDFELSDISDLVGIINCTNQETPIINKNVGKLAETPENCDILTRLDKKYTPGEVAILNKLEKFESDILRKKPKSISPPAFSAFLEAEKFVSCNGKKSLFKLLAGHGVVGSFFGANGHRIQALQHEHDITVSVTTKRIHFPGSNNKGVLLFQGKLTNILRSLRPLYKAMQEETARLLLDDEYFPSDKIRLEIEVLVPESLRFTMDRNRDFKKIMETSGCNMRVIKQTYEDPPVQERVLVIFGNQQQVEIAIEKVALLIQDDSHLKYYGYMKYPDLTIAKSVYK, translated from the coding sequence ATGGATGGGCATTACCGTTGGGGCGATGTATCAGCACTAAACATACAAAAGCATACATACAAACATACACATACTAATGGCAATTACAAAAATCCAACAGATGCTCTAGCACTCTCCTTTGAAGCATCTTTGGATCTTGATGTGTCGACTAgaaacaattcaatttcatccaaCGAGCAAACAAACCAGGTGAACACTTTGGAATATATGAAtgttttccaaaaaattgaCATCACGGCTCAAAATGTTGCAACGGATTCTTTGAATTTGGACGGCGATTTTGAACTTTCTGACATATCAGACTTGGTTGGCATAATAAACTGCACAAATCAGGAGACACCCATCATTAATAAGAATGTAGGAAAGCTGGCCGAAACCCCCGaaaattgcgatattttaaCCAGACttgataaaaaatatacGCCCGGTGAAGTTGctattttgaataaattggaaaaatttgaatcaGATATTCTGCGGAAAAAGCCAAAATCTATTTCTCCTCCAGCCTTTTCAGCATTTTTAGAGGCagaaaaatttgtttcttGTAATGGAAAGAAAAGTTTATTCAAGCTACTAGCTGGGCATGGAGTGGTTGGCAGTTTTTTTGGAGCAAATGGACACCGAATACAGGCGTTGCAACACGAGCACGACATCACAGTATCAGTAACTACTAAACGAATTCATTTCCCTGGGAGCAACAATAAGGGAGTGTTACTATTTCAGGGCAAATTGACTAACATTTTGAGGTCTCTTAGACCGCTCTACAAAGCCATGCAGGAGGAAACTGCGCGTCTACTGTTGGACGATGAATATTTTCCTAGCGACAAAATTAGATTGGAGATTGAGGTGTTGGTGCCTGAAAGTTTGAGGTTTACCATGGATCGAAATAGGGACTTTAAAAAGATCATGGAGACTTCCGGCTGCAACATGCGGGTCATTAAGCAGACATACGAGGATCCCCCAGTGCAAGAAAGGGTTCTGGTTATTTTTGGCAATCAGCAGCAGGTGGAAATCGCAATTGAAAAGGTTGCGTTGCTGATTCAGGACGATTCACACCTAAAGTACTATGGGTATATGAAGTACCCCGACTTGACGATTGCCAAGAGTGTATACAAATGA
- a CDS encoding HCNGP-like protein (overlaps_old_locusTagID:BBM_III06115): MVDKKNDEGKMPIELKNVIDKLWDFKNRGISINCSIENSLEFKNPYLLEKIMRVFEINQPNLSKCDSDKE, translated from the exons ATGGTTGACAAGAAGAATGATGAAGGCAAGATGCCCATTGAACTCAAAAATGTGATTGATAAACTTTGGGATTTCAAAAATAGAGGcatatcaattaattgcAGTATTGAGAATTCATTGGAGTTCAAAAACCCATACCTTCTCGAA aaaatcATGCGTGTTTTTGAGATAAACCAaccaaatttatctaaatgCGATAGTGATAAAGAATAA
- a CDS encoding conserved protein, unknown function (overlaps_old_locusTagID:BBM_III06120): MNLDVLSITTLSILLFLPYNYQCIEELNPDGLDPDEFDFSYDKKTYERHKKTLEHTNRMKEIYRLNSKPQLPPEFFKRISLYSLALILLSIWAYKGYKANYQIANEWFDALTPLFMICIPMTKNEKVCIKSLGYHHLELSSPGIKHFVFLLAELKLKMRQCFWIHNARKLIFPEYDIFNLTIVYSKMDLFAFTIVNNLILNEFLNDHPEVRRAAVRHDTGDVTQGLFTFTNSISAFDNYFTATMKANLQELAPYVRYIHSSDIIAADDTANCEENAVPSDTYKGIKMSFKLPPKDQYTKLITLMTNLIELSYSITLNERVKCQINEARSEYISELAKANDERLKKEMADKNDNEKKRRNEKTLGLSSEEHARITETDDRVKSKQRVNRPRFKVVR; the protein is encoded by the exons ATGAATCTGGATGTACTTTCAATCACCACCTTATCAATATTGCTATTCCTTCcttataattatcaatgtATTGAAGAATTAAATCCAGATGGATTGGATcctgatgaatttgatttttcatACGACAAAAAGA CGTATGAACGTCATAAAAAGACCTTAGAACATACTAATCGCATGAAAGAAATTTATCGATTAAACTCAAAACCTCAATTACCACCAGAATTTTTCAAAAGGATATCCTTATACTCACTTGCCTTAATCCTCCTTAGCATATGGGCATACAAAGGTTACAAagcaaattatcaaattgcAAATGAATG GTTTGACGCATTAACGCcattatttatgatttGCATTCCAATGACAAAGAATGAAAAGGTTTGTATCAAATCTCTCGGTTACCATCATTTGGAATTATCTTCTCCAGGAATCAAACATTTCGTTTTCCTACTGGCAGAACTGAag CTCAAGATGAGGCAATGCTTCTGGATTCACAACGCTAGAAAACTTATCTTCCCCGAATATGACATATTCAATCTAACAATTGTCTACAGCAAAATg GACCTGTTCGCATTTACAattgtaaacaatttgattttaaatgaatttttgaatgatCACCCTGAAGTGAGACGTGCTGCTGTTAGACACGATACAGGTGATGTAACTCAAGGTTTATTCACCTTCACCAACTCAATCAGTGCATTTGACAACTATTTCACAGCGACTATGAAGGCGAATTTGCAAGAACTTGCACCATATGTCCGATACATCCACTCCAGTGACATCATTGCAGCAGATGACACAGCCAATTGTGAAGAAAATGCAGTCCCAAGTGATACATACAAGGGTATAAAAATGAGCTTCAAACTGCCACCAAAGGATCAATATAC caaattaattacattgATGACTAACCTTATCGAGCTATCTTACTCAATTACCTTGAACGAAAGGGtaaaatgtcaaataaaCGAAGCAAGGAGTGAGTATATTAGTGAGTTAGCAAAGGCGAATGATGAGAGATTGAAAAAA GAAATGGCGGATAAGAatgataatgaaaaaaAGAGGAGGAATGAAAAGACATTGGGTTTATCATCCGAAGAACATGCGAGGATCACAGAAACTGATGATAGGGTAAAAAGCAAGCAAAGAGTCAACAGACCTAGGTTTAAGGTTGTTAGATAA